One part of the Moorena sp. SIOASIH genome encodes these proteins:
- a CDS encoding Uma2 family endonuclease, producing the protein MLLQDKTRYYTPTEYLELEEAADYKSEYRDGEIVPMAGGTTNHNKIALNFAANLKFALKGQAYDIYIGDVRLWIPDYRQYTYPDIMVIQGKPIYTGKGKTTVMNPLLIVEVLSKSTRNYDQGEKFLYYRSIPQFKEYILIDQARYHVIQHTKTSAGQWLLTEQTAKNGILELSTIDFKITFSDIYEGVNFEEDEELRIKN; encoded by the coding sequence ATGCTATTACAAGACAAAACACGCTACTACACACCAACCGAGTATTTAGAACTAGAAGAAGCTGCTGATTATAAAAGTGAATATCGGGATGGAGAAATTGTACCGATGGCTGGAGGCACTACAAATCATAATAAAATTGCTCTGAATTTTGCAGCTAACTTGAAGTTTGCCTTAAAAGGGCAAGCATACGATATTTATATCGGTGATGTCCGATTGTGGATACCTGATTATCGCCAGTATACCTATCCTGATATCATGGTAATTCAGGGGAAACCCATCTATACCGGCAAAGGGAAAACAACTGTGATGAATCCCTTGCTAATTGTTGAAGTATTATCCAAATCTACTAGAAACTATGACCAAGGAGAGAAGTTTCTATACTATCGCTCAATTCCCCAATTCAAAGAATATATATTGATAGACCAAGCCAGATATCATGTTATTCAACATACCAAAACCAGTGCAGGACAATGGTTACTCACTGAGCAAACCGCAAAAAATGGAATTTTGGAATTAAGTACTATCGATTTTAAAATTACTTTTAGCGATATTTACGAAGGAGTTAATTTTGAAGAGGATGAAGAATTAAGAATTAAGAATTAA
- a CDS encoding MBL fold metallo-hydrolase, whose protein sequence is MYLTHFGANSWLLELPEQRILIDPWLVGSLVFGNLPWFFKGDKPEALNSIPDKIDLILLSQGLEDHAHTPTLEKLDKTIPVVASTSAAKVVKQLGYTQVTPLTPGETVALGNHIEIRALPGAPIGPFQQENAYLIKQLDSGTSLYYEPHGYPPAEVKDYAPVNIVISPVVTLELPLAGPVIQGHKTALQLAQWLQPQVFLPTAADEIVEYQGVLASVLREVGSLEELRSQLLQHNLPTKVITPKLGVSLEL, encoded by the coding sequence ATGTATCTCACCCATTTCGGCGCAAACAGCTGGCTACTGGAACTCCCAGAGCAACGGATTTTGATTGACCCCTGGTTAGTGGGTTCATTGGTCTTTGGCAATCTACCTTGGTTCTTTAAAGGGGACAAACCGGAAGCACTTAACAGCATTCCGGATAAAATTGACCTAATTTTGCTCTCCCAAGGCTTAGAGGACCACGCCCATACCCCAACCTTGGAAAAATTAGACAAAACTATTCCAGTGGTGGCCTCTACTAGTGCGGCAAAGGTAGTCAAACAGCTAGGTTATACCCAGGTAACCCCCCTTACTCCTGGTGAAACCGTTGCGTTGGGGAATCACATAGAAATCCGAGCCTTGCCAGGAGCACCCATTGGTCCATTCCAGCAGGAAAATGCCTATTTGATCAAGCAGTTAGATAGTGGTACCAGTCTTTACTACGAACCTCATGGCTATCCCCCTGCTGAAGTCAAGGATTATGCCCCAGTAAATATCGTGATTAGCCCAGTCGTCACCTTAGAATTACCCCTAGCAGGGCCAGTCATTCAAGGCCATAAGACAGCACTGCAGTTGGCGCAATGGTTACAACCCCAAGTATTTCTGCCCACAGCAGCCGATGAAATTGTAGAGTATCAAGGGGTTTTGGCTTCCGTGCTGCGGGAAGTGGGGAGTCTCGAAGAATTGCGATCGCAACTCCTCCAGCACAACCTGCCCACTAAAGTCATCACTCCCAAACTAGGGGTTTCGTTGGAGTTATAG